One window from the genome of Actinoplanes teichomyceticus ATCC 31121 encodes:
- a CDS encoding LOG family protein, which yields MPDPLQPVLGGDVPFDSTASEIESRAELDVHVAKGTLAGLIVLGLRLDRHPPDLSDVDVRDTLFVGCRLASPEVEIDLIRRGAHLVPPFRTLPYPTHPAMLYTPDDLAAGFTESGFAGMYDTVVYRHFVERGGAVPDVREALAQRLHDAGIDNALGKALAAWAATHGTAGAVGIMGGHAEPRGSQPYRMAASLARRLARAGRLIVTGGGPGVMEAANLGAYFASRTERELAAAIDMLAPAPYFSDHEPYTAAALGVRATYPPPATDLADRLRHGGLALPTWLYGHEPANLFAGQIGKYFSNAVREDSILRLSRGGIVFAPGWAGTVQEIFQAATKTFYRTDGPSGAFVFLGVEHWTKLPVVDLLGTLLARSPHGDQSGLIVVTDSLDEAMAALSG from the coding sequence ATGCCGGATCCCCTGCAACCGGTGCTCGGCGGCGATGTGCCGTTCGACTCCACCGCCTCCGAGATCGAGTCCCGCGCGGAACTCGACGTACACGTCGCCAAGGGCACCCTGGCCGGACTGATCGTTCTTGGTCTACGGCTGGACCGTCATCCGCCCGATCTGTCGGATGTGGATGTCCGGGACACCCTGTTCGTCGGCTGCCGGCTCGCCTCACCCGAGGTGGAGATCGACCTGATCCGCCGCGGGGCGCACCTGGTTCCCCCGTTCCGCACGCTGCCCTACCCGACGCATCCCGCGATGCTCTACACCCCGGACGACCTGGCCGCCGGGTTCACCGAGTCCGGCTTCGCCGGCATGTACGACACCGTGGTCTACCGGCACTTCGTCGAGCGCGGCGGTGCCGTCCCGGATGTCCGCGAGGCGCTCGCCCAGCGACTGCACGACGCCGGGATCGACAACGCGCTGGGCAAGGCGCTGGCCGCCTGGGCGGCGACGCACGGCACCGCGGGCGCGGTCGGGATCATGGGCGGGCACGCCGAGCCGCGCGGGTCGCAGCCGTACCGGATGGCCGCGTCGCTGGCCCGGCGGCTGGCCCGCGCCGGCCGGCTGATCGTGACCGGCGGCGGGCCGGGCGTGATGGAGGCCGCGAACCTGGGGGCGTACTTCGCCTCCCGGACCGAGCGGGAGCTGGCCGCCGCCATCGACATGCTGGCACCGGCACCGTACTTCTCCGACCATGAGCCGTACACCGCTGCGGCCCTGGGCGTCCGGGCGACCTATCCGCCGCCCGCGACCGACCTGGCCGACCGGCTCCGGCACGGTGGCCTGGCCCTGCCCACCTGGCTCTACGGCCACGAGCCGGCCAACCTGTTCGCCGGGCAGATCGGCAAGTACTTCTCGAACGCCGTCCGGGAGGACTCGATCCTGCGCCTGTCCCGGGGCGGGATCGTCTTCGCGCCCGGCTGGGCCGGCACGGTCCAGGAGATCTTCCAGGCCGCGACGAAGACGTTCTACCGCACCGACGGGCCGTCCGGGGCGTTCGTCTTCCTCGGCGTCGAGCACTGGACCAAGCTGCCGGTGGTGGATCTGCTCGGAACGCTGCTGGCCCGCTCCCCGCACGGCGACCAGTCCGGGTTGATAGTGGTCACCGACTCGCTCGACGAGGCGATGGCGGCGCTGTCCGGATGA